The segment TTTTAAGATTAGATATTGTATAGTAATGCCAAATGCATCATAGAGTATGTGGGGTTTTAAATTACCTTTGGTGTGGTGAAAAGAACAGCAGCGAATGATTTCAGCTGAGAATAACTCAGCAGTAGCTCTTTCACATGGGTGCTTGTGTTATCTTAGATTCTGAGTTTGGTTTTACATTGTGTTTCAAACTACCTAGTCTTCAATATTAGTGGTCAGGGGATTCACTTAGTGTGCAGGAGACTCTGATTCAAAGTTGCCACAAGttgaacaaatatttaatgcaGTGCACCAAATTTGTGCAGAATATCTGTACCACAATACAGCTATATAGCTTTCTCTAGGCAATCCCTATTGTTTTATGCTGCTTTGTAAATGCCATCCctcaaacaaaacaagcaataaacccccaaaacaacaaaacccaagcattttttcccattgaatGGGAAAATCTCATTGTGTTGTTAGTTCCTTTGGGTTTATATGGTGTGAAGGGCTGTTAAACATGGCAAAGGTGCCAGGGATTTTTTATTCTACAGGTTAGGTGGGTGGTTGTCCCTTTAATGTAATACTATTTTGTTTATTCGTGTAGCTGTACCAGTTCTAGGTAAAATTCCTGCTATTTTCTGACTGTCACAAGCCATAATTCcaaagtgctttattttttaatggctATGCTCCAAAGCCTTTGAAAAATGCTCATGAGTTTTAGGGGTGAGGGGTGTCTGAATTTCCATGCAGAAGAGCCACGGTAATATGAGACAAGCAGCTGTGAGAGGAAAAGTGCCAAAGATCCAGAACACAATCTGTGCTATGAATAAAGCAGTACAATAACAGGTTACCTTATTTTAAAACACGTGATGACATGCCTTGCTGTcttgtggaaaagaaaaaaacaccacttACTTGTTTAGGGCACTTTTGCTTAGCCTAGACTCTTCAGCTTCTTGTTGCTTAGTTTGCTCTTGGATGACCTTTTCCCAGAAGTTCCTCAGCTCTTCCGCATCATGACCACCCATCCTGTGGCGTTGAACGTTTGTAAGCTTGctcattttctgaaaagcaatttGGAGGTCAGAGCAGTCAAAAGCCTGACCTGAGGCAGATACTGTGTTACTTAGCCCCTTGAAATTTCATTCTCTGGAAGTgctattaaaataaagtatGTCACCTGAAAAGAATAGGTAACTGATGCGTAGTCTGCCTTGAACCAAAATATAAGGCATTGAAACAGGCCTTGGGTGACAGTTGAGTGGCATAACTATATTTTTGCTACTGAGTAATGACTGTGCATGGCACAGTTCACCGAAATATTGTGGATGCCTCAGTATGTGTGAGATTTGAAGTAATTTTAGAAGAACTTGCggaaaatgctttcaaataTAGTACCATTGTCACTGGAGTTCAGATTAGATGTGAAGGACTTTCCTATTTTCTATCTCCCATATTCTTAAAACAGATCATAGATGTTTTATCTCAGGGAAATGCATGCTCCTAAATGATTACTTTTGCTACTCCAAGTGATGTCATGAACAAAATATGTGAGGGAATTATGAATCTGAATTGAAACACACAGAGTGCAAAGCCCTGGTGAGCTTGTTATGGTCTTGTTCTATATTTTATCAAAATTCATCCTTAAATACTGTTAAAATAGAACTCATTAAAATGCAGGGATCAGTTCCaataaatgataaaaatgacagaaaacaggTGAATTTGTCCTTGCTAAATGCATGTTATTGAAGCATTAAAATTCTCATAATGTCTGATGTCCTTGCTGATACTACCATATTGTGTTGGTTATCCCACTGTAATGGCACTTTGAAAAGTTAATTTCCATTGTCTATTTCCTGAATCAGCCTCCTCTACTAAGCCCCATCAGGAAGTGGCAGgatacaagaaagaaaaaccccaaaaacctaaACTCTAGAGTCTTCTGTGACTAGATCAGCACTTAATTTGAGGGTTGCTATGAAATAAATCCCTTTGCTTCCTCGCATTTATCTGTATTCTGCTATCATTAGATACTTTTGCCAACACTCCACTCTGTAATGGTGATGAATGAATGCCTCACAGACCCTGTGAATCGTCCTAGATGATTTCATACTTTAGAAGCTATTCCTGATTAATACAACAAAGACTATGCTAATGTAGACTAATCTGAGGAAACTTCAGCTTTGTACAATGCTGTGAAGAGGAAGATCAGAGTTAAAGGAAAGGACAGTCAGATACAACACAATTAAGAGAGATTTCTGAAAGATTACTATCAAATACGGTATTTGAAACTCCTGGCACCTTCAAAGGACACATAAGTAAGTTCTGGGCATCTTCCTAAATTGAATATTTTAGATTTGTCATAATTttcatgaataatttttttaaaaggtcagTAATATCACATAATTTTGCCAAACTTGGTGCATTCTGGCTGGAATGGAAAAACTGCttaacaagaaagaaaatatttttgagatacattatttttccattgAGAAGTCCAGTTGCATAAagaccagcacagcccaacTGGAGTGGTAAGCATGAACTGGTTATATCATGTGATATAACCTCCTGTGTGATGGAGTACCTTGAGTGGTTAGAAAATTGATCCTCTTCACAGCAAGGTCAGCAAGAGCTGCAGTACCACCAAAACAACCAGGTATTTTTCTCTGAggcaaacagcatttttctaGTATCTCCCTGGATGTAGACTGAGGATGCTGTAGATGTAACACAGTGTGATACAGCTGGAATTGTTGCATTGGTATGGGTACAGCCGTTGTACTAACACCTTTTGCTAAAAGTGTTGTCTTCGGCAATAAATATAGTCTAAATGGAAATATGGGTAATCTTAATAATGTTTTATCTCACTCTGAGGCCCCAAAATCTTACAAAAAATATGCATGTCACGGATGCACTGGAACATGCCCTATCTGTGTCCTAATTCCATAGGCCTTCAGCAGTGTTAAAATAAATGCTCTGGTAATAGCTTGTTACAGCGAGTGATGGAATCTGATTATTTCATCATTCCTGGATCAGCAGGTCACACGGGTCTTCGCACCATTTAGAGGCTCTTCTATCACTAGCAGCTGCCCACTTGACACTCTACAGATAATTATCCCATTGCCTCAGAAGCCAAGTGCAAGTTGCTGACAAACTGAATCAGTGTGCCCTCCAAACCCTATTACACTTTGCCTCGTATAAGAATCTGCTATAACACATTAACCTTTAATTagagattaaatttttaatgattATTAAACTTCTAGTTGATGTTCTCCAAATACTACAAAGAGGGTCTCCAGTCTTTATCTGAGATTTAGAGGGTGTGCATGTGGTTTTGCCTGCCTTAAGTTTTGGCTGCTCCACTCAGAAGAACACACTGTAATCAGAGAGATACCCAAAAAAGATAGAGGTACTTCTGCAAGTTTTAGTCTGCTAGGTCTGTGGGTCTTTTTGCAATTCAAGAACATTTGGTATCAATTCCTAGGAATGTCAGTCGcagtaaatatttcacatgATGTTGCTGTGGTCCTTGCTAAGACAGATTCTTGATGTAAAACTTTTGAAGACTGTATTGTCTGCTGGCCAACCTCTTTCATGGTGTGTGAAAGCATCCTGTTTTTGAGCCTGGCATTATGACATGTAGTTGTAGAGACTACAGTCCATGTGCACTGTAAtgcctccttttcttttttcctaattgaaagatttttttttcaggagctTGGTTTGGATTTCTGAGTAACCCTTtctatattaagaaaaaaattttattattgcTGTAGATAACATGTTTTGTTGATATgtgagtttttcttttttaaatgtccCAATAACATAAATTGGATTTACACTGACATCTGGACTTAATGCCATTAAAATTGTTCTTGATTCCTTCACTCAGACAACTCAAGGCCCAGTAACAAGTAGAACAATTAGTTTTCCCCTGTAAATAAAACCCACATTTTCTTACAGTCACTTGACCAGTTTTGTCTGGGTGGAAAGTGAGCAAAGGAAATAGGTTCATCATTccagaaatattaaatgaaagTCAGGGAGGTGTCTTTCTGACTTCTAATGGCAGGTTGTTTTAACATGTTTATCCAATGAAATGAATGTAAAATAACCAAGAGCAACCGcttctattaatttaaaatttttctattatattaaaatttttcattcagaATACTTGAAATATTGTATTATTTATGAGCTGAAAATTTATGCTATAAATCTTTCTGCAATATATTTTCTATGAAGGGTTACTAAAATGTACATAACATTGGAGCAAGATGGAGTCCCTTATTAAATCTTCAACTAAAATAGTTACAGAGGAACTATGATTATAGGAGTTTTGCAGTCCTACATACCCATATGAAGCAGTTTACTGTTTTTTTTAGAGAGCCAAGCTGATAAAGCAACATTTACATTAGGATGAAATTAGTTCTTGGTTAATGTGGCTTATGCATTTTGTACCTCTGAACCTCAACTGTCAAAAACATGTAAGTGTGCACAAGagtttttaaagcattaatcatttacagaaattaatttatatgcTAACATATTATTAATTTATGGAGAATGTCCACAAGAAGTAattgtaaaaacaaaattaatggcactgtaaaagaaaaaatctcctACATTTATAATCAAACCATAAATCAGAGAGCCATGCAGCAATCTTTAAGACAGCAAATCACTCATTAATAGACAGCACCTACATATAATATATTGTTTTAAACTCATAAAatcatagagtcacagaatatgTTAAATTTGAAGGGATCCAcaaagatcattgagtccagctcctggcccagcatagcaccatccccaagagtcacaccatgtgccagAGAGCATTGTCTAAATGCTTCTTGAAGTCTGTCAGGCTGagaccacttccctggggatcttgttccagtgcccaaccaccctctggctgaagaaccttttcctgataatctagcctaaacctcccctgccTCACTCACTTCCTTCAGCCCTCTCACTGGTCACTAGAGTGAAGAGGTCAATACCTGCACCTCTGATTCTGTGTGAGGTCATGTCCCAGAGACAGCTTAGAGGAGGTTTGAAGTGTGAATGATGAGCACTTTCCCCTCTATGGATCTATGCCataaaagggagaggaaatttTGCTTCTAGCTGTAAGTTATATGCAACTTTTGTTCACGGGTACAAAACCAGTATAGACACAGCCAGTGCTACAGCCCTTCTCTCATTTAATTTGATCTGCATCTGAGTGTGTTTTGGTAAAAAATTAGTAGGTTTCAAAATGCTCTGGGCTTAGCCCCTGCCTCATATGCGTATTTTGAATTATTGAAATCTCAGTCTACCTCCGCTGAGGTacaaatatgaattttaaaaaatatccaaggcaagtaatttcttttctgcacACTTTCTAATTTCTACTTTGGACTCCTTCTGGAGAAATTTTTAGAGTCAGAAATGGATCTTGATGTTTTGAACAAAATTGTTGAGTTACCTTTATGTGAAATAaacaggcaggagaaaaaaaatattttctaaagtcCCGGGAagcattttttactttttgcaatttttctaCATGTATTTCAAGTCAGCCATAGtcttaaaaattcaattttttataCAGACAGATTTGTAGGCAAAATAttcatgcttttaatttttagtgaGAAGTATTTCAATATACAGTAAAACTGTTAGTTAAAcatatttggagaaaaaaatgtgatttttagcCTGAATTATGCATAATTTAAAGAATAGTTGGTTTGgctaacaaaaagaaaaccaccttatgcttttttccttactggaaaatattttaactggtAATGTAAaacaatatttgaaaatttttgctGAAAGACAAAGTCTTTAACAAGaatgatatttttatatgtatatacatatatatatatatatgtatatatataatatttcctttctaaaaGTTGGAGATAAGTCTAATTTTAACTCTTTCAATGAATTTGATGATTCAGCCAATTTTAATATGGAACACAAGTACATTCCTGGAAGAATTTCCGTAGTCACTTCAGAGGTTTTTTGGTGACCATTGTAAACAATGGAAAGATTATCTTTGACTTTAACTAAACTCAGTCCCTTGGGTGATATCATGACCATGAGCTGGTTTATCTTCGTCTGAATGCTAATTAATATCCTATTCCTTTTGCCCTTCACCATGGTTTGTTTGCCTGagcatgaaatattttccagcatTATACATCTACTACAGTACAGTTCAAAGTCTGTTTAtaatgctgtttaaaaatatttttaaaaagctcaaAGCTCTGAGGAGTTTTAAATTACATGTATAGAATGCATAATTTTGATGAGTATCTCCTTACATGTTCCTTTTATGgtggttttcctttcagttgAAGTGTGTGTAATACAGAAATTCTAGTAATACCAAAAAAGATAGCAACAAATAATAGCTTAATAACTGAAATTATGAttagaataaaatgaaacagtGGAAGGATACCTCTTATCTTTTATAAATCACATAGgatcagaataattttcataaaGGTATACTGAAACACACAGAATTCCATGTCATGGAGGGAACAAGAGGAAAACACTGCACAAATTAGCATGATttaacaaaacataaaattaatgtaatgtACCTATGTATGTTTAGGCAGGTTTGACAATTaagacaggaagagaaaatcTTATTTTGGCCAAAACACAAGAATATAAATGCTTACTTTGGTTGTATAGTAGCTTCCTCTTCTATCAAAGTATGGTTTTCTTGAGTGATTACTGAATCATGTCAGTTTTACCCCGGGTTCCCCTTTTCAAGAGAACTCCAACTGCCAGGAATAACTGATGAAATCTATTAATCTGTCAGTCATTTTTATTTGGGAGTGATGACATCTGCTATTatgaaaaacccaaacccacagtCTCATTTTGTGAAGTCTGCAACACATCACGAGGAATGACCAGACAGTTACAGGGCACAAACTCTGAATGCCACTTTTGATCTGTGCTATAAATTTTGGCAGGTGCCACTGATGTCATAACTTGGCTCTGGAGTAAGTAAGTAAGATCCACAAGTGTGGATCACTGTAGCATAACTTCCTTACGACTTGGAAGAATTCAGCACTGTCCCCTCCAAGAAAAAGGATAGATCTGAAAAGAGCATGTTGAATAACACATCTTGTCTCACACTTGTGCTGCTGAATGACTGACAAAtaaatagatttctttttcactccTTTTGAAGTGTTGGTCTGTAAAAGCACCTGGTAGACTACATGACAGGATTCCAGCTAAGCTGTTAATACACTCAATAGTGAAGGAATCTGACCAGCTGCAAGCTGAAACATAGCATATATAATTTGTTACAGAACTTAGCACTTCCACTTCTTGGATGTGCTCTTCCTCCCTCCATTGGTACTCCTGGGTGAACACAAAAACGCAAACAAGTAAGGTACTACTTACTCTGACAAAGGGAGAACAGATAGTGACAGACCTTCTACTTTCAGCACTTGTTGGCAACCTGACTGCATAACCTTTTGGTAGTTTGGCAAGTTCCTTCTTGAAGTTATTTATGATTCTTACTCCTGGTATTTCCAGTGAAATCTTGCTCCAGAATTTTCTGTGCCAAGCACTAAAGATTTCTCTTAATCTAAAATCTAAATGCATTCAAGAGGCAAGTTACCCTTGTCTTGCCTTCAAGCTATGTAGGGCAAAatcccctcccttctccttcGTTGTTCTGATATTATAACATTTAAAGACCTTGGACTCTTATACTCATGACAGGATGTATCATGGTGTCATTGAACGCAAGCAATAAGAACTGTATGCCACATTCCAGCTGAGTATTAGTCTCTTGTATGCTtccttattttgttttgatataACAATTGGAATCTATAATCACTTTCATCTTTTCAAGAGAAGTACAATGCTCCTTACAATTTTCTAATTGATTCATACACTCACCTAGTTATTCTCTTATTTTTTGCAACTTATAAGCTTCAACTATCAATTTAATTACATCTCAAGCTTACAGCCTGCTTTTTGTGCCATTTTCTCTATTTCAATccttccaggatttttttctgtttgcttggtttggtttgggtttttgttgttgttttttgtttgtttgtttattttggtttttgtttttgaaattcaGTCCCCTATGCCTATGACAACCTCTGTGTTCTCCAGGAAATTTCTTTAACTCACTACTTCATTTTGTGCCAAATGCTTCCGCTCAAAACAGTAGTAACATTGTTTCTAAGACAATGTTTCTCTGgattaattacttttttaaacttcttgGAGTTACCTCATTTTAACCACTTCTAAGTTTTAATTGATTAATCCTGGTGAGATCATAAGAAAGAAAAGCCGGTTCCTCTAGGGAGGAGAAGAAGATAATAAAGAAGAGGCAATGAAGTCCAGCTTATCTCCTAACATAAAGGGTAACAGGTAATTTATTGTCTGATAGATGTGGTTAGTAGATggtgagaaaggaagagagagggagattGCAATGTGTCATTAAGTATCCTTGTAGAATCTGTAATTAGTTCAGATGAAcagctaaattaatttttccgCTTATCA is part of the Catharus ustulatus isolate bCatUst1 chromosome Z, bCatUst1.pri.v2, whole genome shotgun sequence genome and harbors:
- the LOC117010592 gene encoding protein FAM240B-like, whose product is MSKLTNVQRHRMGGHDAEELRNFWEKVIQEQTKQQEAEESRLSKSALNKLRHEWTLRLEGRARQIQAHMKTREEQMTPVSIEALPSPDKTVA